The genome window TTTCGGTCTCCGGGAAAAGGAAAGCCAGGCAAGTCATTGAACGCTCGGGGGGTAAAAAGGACAAGAGAGTCATAGCGTTCACGCCAGCTCGTGCCCACTCGCTTCTGTTTCTCCAGGATGATGAAGCGTAGCCCTTGTTGCTGTAGGTAGTACCCGATGGATAAGCCAGCCTGCCCTCCACCGACGACCACAACGTCGTAGTCAAACATGCGCGTTTCCTACTTTCTTCGTCGTATTAACTAAATCATACCAGATTCAATATAATATTCAAGTAATCATTTGAATGTTTTTGAAAAAGGAGTCTTTGTTCATTAGAACCAATGGTACAGAGATCAGTACTATCAGCCAATGATTATGAAGGGGAAAAAACCACAAAGTTTAAGAAGTGGTTTTTTCCCCATTACGTCCTCAGGATCTACACTATCGATTTTTTGCAGGTGGAATACTTTGTTGGAAATGAAATACGTTCAAAGGATCGTATTTCCGTTTTATTTTTGTTAGTCGGTTGAAATTGTTCCGGTAATATGCCCTTGGCCAATTCTTGAATTCCAGATCAGGAAAATTCACGTAGTCTCCGATTAAAAAAGGAGTCATGGCTCTACGAAAGCTTTCTACCCACGTAATGTTCCGCTTCTGTTCCTGGTTCAATCTCCACCTTGCTGATAGTTCAAAAATCACTTTGGCGTGACGGTGAACATAGGCTGTAGCAGTGGGGGAGACACGAGCGACAGCTCCTCCCAAGCTTTGGCACTCCACGTTGGCATGTTTATTGGGTGGATTTGCCAGAAACCGCTTGATCGTTCGAATTCCTTCCTTAGGCACCGCACGATAAGCGTATCCACCGGTAACTTTAAATTTAGGAAGCAAACCGATATCAATTTGAGCAAAAAATTTGGTAGCCTCTATAAAAGGAACCGTTTTCACGCGTACTTTCAATGGAGTACTTGCACGAAGAAGCGGTTGGATCATCCTGCGCAGTTCACTTGCCGACCCGAGAAATTGACCCGTGGATTCCACGGTCCCAACCTGTTTGGAAAACATTTGAATGGTGGAAGTAAGCCTGTTATCTACAGATAGTGCCCATTTCTGCCAAACGTTGAATACTTTCTCAAGATCCTTCCACTTCCAAGTGATACTGTAGATGGCTACCGTTGAGATAGGGTGTACCTTAAAGGTAAAAGATGTAGCAACCCCAAAATTGCCTCCTCCGCCTCCACGACAGGCCCAAAACAAATCTGCGTGTTCACGGGCATTGCACCGGATGATTTTCGCACCAAAGCGACCATGGGGAACAACCATTTCAACTTCTTTCAGGTTATCCAGTGTTAACCCGTATTTTCGGGATAACAGCCCAATTCCACCCCCTAAGGTCAATCCAGCAATCCCGACATCAGGAGCTGTACCCGCTGGGATCGTTACACGCTTTTGCCATAGTGTTCGATAAACTCTTTGCAATTGGTTTCCCGTCTGAATTTTGGCCAACTTCTGTTTTGAATCGATCCGGATGCGGTTCATCTGACTAACATCAATCACGATCGCACCATTCATCACAGAAAATCCTTCATAGCTATGCCGTCCGCTTCTCACACGAATGGGAACTCGATTTTCCCTCGCCCATTTAACTGCATTCACTACGTCTTGTGTTCTTTTGCAAAAAACAATCACACGAGGGAATTTGGAAATTCGTTTGTTGAATTCCATTCGAGCCTGGTTGTAATCAGGATCACCGGGCACAACGATACGCCCTGTCAATCGGGTCAAACCCTGTTTTTTATTTATCATCACATTCACCCGCACCATCCTATGTATCGTCACTTTCCTATGGAACGGCGTCTGTCTAGTCATTATTTGTGCTGTTTTGATCTCGACCGCGTTATCAAGATATGAATCTACCTTTGTTTTCACTGTTTATGAGTGAAAGGAGTGAAAAAATGGAATTGAATAAATTTATCGATCAACTACCTATTCCCCTGGTAATCAAACCGAGAAAAAACTCCCAAAATAACCCTTATGTTGTACGCATGGTCCAAACACGACATCGATTTCACAAAAATTTGCCAAAAACAAAAGTGTGGGCGTATGAGGGGAAAGTGCCTGGTCCCACGATAGAAGTCGAAAAAGACCAACCTATATACGTGAAATGGGAAAATAAATTACCTAAAAAACATTTTTTGCCCGTCGATACCACAATTCATGGGGCTATGGATTCCCCTGAGGTTCGAACCGTTGTACATTTACACGGCAGTTCTAGCAGACCAGCAAGTGATGGACACCCTGAGGCATGGTTTACCAGAAATTTCAGGCAAACAGGAGCAGAATTTGTAACAAAGACCTATGAATACTCCAATCGTGAAAGAGCGACTGCTCTTTGGTACCATGACCATACCCTCGGTATCACCCGGTTAAATGTGTATGCAGGTCTCGCAGGTCTTTATTTGATACGCGATGAAGAAGAGAAGGCGCTTCCACTTCCGAAGGGGGAATACGAACTGCCGCTCATCGTTCAGGATAAGTCATTTAATACCGATGGTTCTCTGTTTTATCCATCCCAGCCCAGCAATCCTCCACCAGATTTGCCATTTCCATCGATTGTTGACGGTTTCTTTGGAGATGTAATGGTGGTGAATGGGAAAGCTTGGCCTTTTTTTGAAGTGGAGCCTCGCAAATACAGATTCCGTATACTTAACGCGTCCAACTCTCGCGCATACCTGTTTCAATTCAGTAATTCTCAGTCCTTTTTCTTAATCGGAACAGATGGTGGGCTTCTTGAACGGCCGATTGAGGTACAAAGTCTGCAAGTTAGTTCTGCTGAGCGGATTGACATCATAGTGGATTTCTCTAAACAGCCGGGCGAAACCATCATCTTACAAAACCGGTTTGAATTAGGTAACCCTATAGGAGATGTGATGGCGTTCAGAGTGACAAAGCCGTTAAAAGAAAATGACCACAGTCAAGTTCCGCCAATTTTAAGTAAGATTGATCCTATACCACTCACAGAGGTCAAAAAGGTAAGACATTTGACCCTAACGGAGACACAGGATAAATATGGACGTCCTATGCTTTTGTTAGATGGAAAAGAGTGGGATGCTCCTGTGACAGAAACACCATTGCTTGATTCGGTTGAAATATGGGAACTGGAAAATAAAACGGAAAGTGGCCATCCCATTCATCTCCACTTAGTGAATTTTCTCGTCCTCGACCGCCGTGATAGTAATGGAAAACTCAAGGAACGTCTCCCGACTGATTTTGGCTTAAAAGATACGGTGACAGTCAACGCGCTAGAAACGGTTCGAATCATCATGCGATTTGAACCATATGCCGGAAAATACGTATGGCATTGTCATAAATTAGAGCATGAAGACCATGACATGATGCGACCATTAACAATAAGAAAACCTGATGATCAATAATCAATTTCCCGGATGAGAATCTTGTCCTTCAATCAAAAAGCAAGTAGGCAGACAGTTTGCTGAGGTTGTTCCAATATTATTCTATGTTCACTGATATGATCAGGAACATAGAATTGCCCGAGTGCTAATTTCTGAAAATGAAAGTACAACGGTATCCCAGCGCGGATACCGTTGTAAATTCCTTAAGTTAGGTCCTACGTGTAAAGACGATCGCATTCCGATGCTTTATCACAATACGGAATCCGTTCCTCAACAAACAACGGCGAACAGGACCCACACCTCTACCGACTTCGACCCTACACGGTGACGCAGTACCGATGATACGAACTGCTTCTATTGTACGTACTTGTCGACCATCCACTTTACTTCGGGTGAACTCGATCACTACAATGTCAGTTGCCCTTCGAGACATTTCAAACACCTCACTTCTCTCTATCTGATACAGTGAATGCAAAAGGGGGGAACTTGGCAACTGATAAGAGCCGAAAGAAATGGAATTGTACTTGTGAGCTGACATGGTTTTTTTTATTACGGGTATGGATCAAATGAAGAATGAATCCAGATGCTCTGAGTAAGCATATTTGCATTACTCATGCAAACATATGTATCTTTGTATTAAGTAAGGGCAGCTAATTAGCTGCCCTTCACCATTGAAGAGTTAATCGCAACTGCATGCAACGATTGTTAACAGAACAAAAAGAACCAAGATCAATGCGAAGTTATCACCAAAAATTCCACCAGCGCCCACAGTTATCACCCCTAAGTGAAATTGAGGTAAGACCTCGAATTCAAGCTATGCAAGAGTATCAAACATTGTAAGGGCGTAAACACAGTAAGTAGGAAATTGGGTTGGGATGTACAAAGGAAGGTAATCCCACCTAACTCCCTGTAAGGTTCGTTACGAAATAGCATTTGAGAGATGATCCATAAAAGTAAATGGGATACTGCCATGTTGGCTTGACTAACGATGGTAAGAGGAGGTAGAGTCGGGAGCCTTTTGCTTTCTGCTGCGGCCCACGTGGAATCAGAATCAGGGGTACCGCCGACAAAGTGCGTCGCTAGCGGTACCCTAAATGGCGATTTCCGTTATCTTGTAAGGGAAGGGATGTATTGTGCATGAAACTACCCTTACTTCTTTGGGTGGGAGGCGATGCGTTCGGCAAGCGATTGCCTCTGCCATTGAGAAGGATTCGATCATCGCAGGCGTGTACAACAACGGAGGGAACCGAGCGAACTCTTCTTTGTCTGCAAAAGTATTCGGATATAATCATGACCAAAAAGAGTTCAGCTAAAAGGGGGCGGCGTTGATTTGAAAATCACGACGATGGAATACGGAGCTTATCTCGATACGCTCGCGAACGGGAAGCACGAAATGTAAATCGGTGGCTGGGGCAATGCAACAGGTGATGCTGATTACAACCAATTTAACGTGTTTCACAGCAGTGCAATAGGAGCGATCGGCAATTATTCACTCTATGGCAATCCGGAGACTGACAAATTGATTGAAGAGGGACGAAGGTCTTTGGATGAATCTCGTCGGATTTTTCATGTTCAATGAATTGAAAATGAAGTAATACCAGCATACCCTTTAACAGAGAACGGCCACAATTCATTTAATCAGTCATTTTTTTAAGCTCAAAAATAGTTGCCTCTGATAACAAGATAAGCCTATCGTTATTAACAACAAAAAAACTTACACTTACAGGTATGCTGCGTTTTGTAGAAGGGTCACTTATCTCTATTGCTTTTACTACATCATTTATATGTAAGTCTGGGATATCTATTTTATATGATCTATAAAAAGAGTCAGAGTTATAGCATGTGTCTGTAATCTCATATAATGGATCTTTTAGTTCATATTGATATTTCTTGTAGTTTTTTAGTCCTTTTGATGAAAAAAAGTCTTTCTTGATTATAATTTCATCTCCAATAAATTTTTGCCCTGTTGGATATTCAGAAGCATCATTATATGAATTTGCAAATCCTAAAAGCTTCTCCACTTTCCAAGTTCCATAGAAAGTTTTTTCGGTTTCACTATCCAAATTTTTACTTTCTGAATCACAATATTCGGATGTGTTTTTTGGAATGATAGACTCATCCGTTGCAGGTTTAGGATCACTAGAAGTATTTGGATTTGGTGTCATTTCAACATTTCCACAAGCCGATACTAGCATCAACATCATCATAAGACAAACCAATACTATTTTTTTCATATTCCACACTCTTTTTTATTTTTTTGCCCTTTCCGGCCCATGGAACACGATAGCAATATCTTTTAAACATTCTTTGATAATCGTTTGATCACTATCGGCTCACTACGTAGGTTGGTGATGTCGCTTCATTAAAAACAGGAGTTGCTGTTTTTTGATTTATTTTAACACATTTTAACAGATAAAGATTATATTCTCGGGATGCTATTCAACCGAGCCAAACGAAATCACGCCGATCGCTTTCAACAGTCGGGAAAGGCGATCAATGACAAGTTGCGCCTTTATTTCCGCATCGGTCGAGCTCGTCACTTGATACGTCTGAATCGAATCACTACCAAGTCAGTTCCCGACCTACTAATCACTTCGCATCTCTCTGCTTGGTATAGAGAATGCGGATGGGGGAAACTTGGCAACTGATACGAGCCTATAGCAAAAGCAAATGTGCTAATTGATGCGCAAATTCATTCAATA of Brevibacillus choshinensis contains these proteins:
- a CDS encoding FAD-binding oxidoreductase, yielding MINKKQGLTRLTGRIVVPGDPDYNQARMEFNKRISKFPRVIVFCKRTQDVVNAVKWARENRVPIRVRSGRHSYEGFSVMNGAIVIDVSQMNRIRIDSKQKLAKIQTGNQLQRVYRTLWQKRVTIPAGTAPDVGIAGLTLGGGIGLLSRKYGLTLDNLKEVEMVVPHGRFGAKIIRCNAREHADLFWACRGGGGGNFGVATSFTFKVHPISTVAIYSITWKWKDLEKVFNVWQKWALSVDNRLTSTIQMFSKQVGTVESTGQFLGSASELRRMIQPLLRASTPLKVRVKTVPFIEATKFFAQIDIGLLPKFKVTGGYAYRAVPKEGIRTIKRFLANPPNKHANVECQSLGGAVARVSPTATAYVHRHAKVIFELSARWRLNQEQKRNITWVESFRRAMTPFLIGDYVNFPDLEFKNWPRAYYRNNFNRLTKIKRKYDPLNVFHFQQSIPPAKNR
- a CDS encoding multicopper oxidase family protein: MELNKFIDQLPIPLVIKPRKNSQNNPYVVRMVQTRHRFHKNLPKTKVWAYEGKVPGPTIEVEKDQPIYVKWENKLPKKHFLPVDTTIHGAMDSPEVRTVVHLHGSSSRPASDGHPEAWFTRNFRQTGAEFVTKTYEYSNRERATALWYHDHTLGITRLNVYAGLAGLYLIRDEEEKALPLPKGEYELPLIVQDKSFNTDGSLFYPSQPSNPPPDLPFPSIVDGFFGDVMVVNGKAWPFFEVEPRKYRFRILNASNSRAYLFQFSNSQSFFLIGTDGGLLERPIEVQSLQVSSAERIDIIVDFSKQPGETIILQNRFELGNPIGDVMAFRVTKPLKENDHSQVPPILSKIDPIPLTEVKKVRHLTLTETQDKYGRPMLLLDGKEWDAPVTETPLLDSVEIWELENKTESGHPIHLHLVNFLVLDRRDSNGKLKERLPTDFGLKDTVTVNALETVRIIMRFEPYAGKYVWHCHKLEHEDHDMMRPLTIRKPDDQ
- a CDS encoding YjcZ family sporulation protein, translating into MITVGAGGIFGDNFALILVLFVLLTIVACSCD